One Cyanobacterium sp. T60_A2020_053 DNA window includes the following coding sequences:
- the menC gene encoding o-succinylbenzoate synthase: MYIEKINLYNLLIPFKSPFKFAGGEYQNHSCLIVAIHSEGLTGWGECPTFEHPFYTYETIKTTYHVLTDFLIPSLLKKEINSPQEFAQISAPVRGHNMAKSALDCALWDLFAQANNLSLQEYIGGIRDKISVGVAVSLEKDLEKLLTKVNNYVDEGYQRIKVKISKDWALQPLEKIRKNYPDLMIMADANSVFSLEDLALFKQLDQLNLLMIEQPLGYDDLLEHSYLQSQIKTPICLDESINSVNDTRNAIKLKSCQIVNLKPSRVGGVTNTLKIHQICQQTGIKLWCGGMLESGIGRALNLHISSLENFQLPADISATNRYFHEDITTTNLYLNQEDSTINIPKQRKGIGVEINPEMLIKYSNDK, translated from the coding sequence ATGTACATAGAAAAAATAAATTTATATAACCTTTTAATACCCTTTAAATCACCCTTTAAATTTGCAGGAGGAGAATATCAGAATCATAGCTGTTTAATTGTAGCAATTCACAGTGAAGGCTTAACTGGTTGGGGAGAATGCCCAACCTTTGAACATCCTTTTTATACTTATGAAACAATAAAAACAACATATCATGTTTTAACTGATTTTTTAATACCTTCTTTGTTAAAAAAAGAGATTAACTCTCCCCAAGAATTTGCACAAATATCAGCGCCCGTGCGAGGGCATAACATGGCTAAATCAGCATTAGACTGTGCATTATGGGATTTATTTGCTCAAGCCAATAATCTTAGTTTACAAGAATATATTGGTGGTATTAGAGATAAAATTTCGGTGGGTGTAGCTGTTTCTTTAGAAAAAGATTTAGAAAAATTATTGACAAAGGTTAATAATTATGTTGATGAAGGCTATCAAAGAATAAAAGTAAAAATAAGTAAAGATTGGGCATTACAACCATTAGAAAAGATTAGAAAAAATTATCCTGACTTAATGATAATGGCAGATGCTAATTCCGTTTTCAGTTTAGAAGATTTAGCACTATTTAAACAGCTAGACCAACTTAATTTATTGATGATCGAACAACCATTAGGATATGATGATTTATTAGAGCATAGTTATTTACAAAGTCAAATTAAAACGCCTATTTGTTTAGATGAAAGTATCAATTCCGTTAATGATACACGCAATGCTATTAAACTAAAGTCTTGTCAGATTGTTAATTTAAAACCGAGTCGAGTGGGCGGTGTAACTAATACTTTAAAAATTCATCAAATTTGTCAACAAACAGGGATAAAATTATGGTGCGGTGGAATGCTAGAATCAGGTATTGGTAGAGCTTTGAATCTGCATATTTCCAGTTTAGAAAACTTTCAATTACCTGCGGATATTTCTGCCACTAATCGTTATTTTCACGAAGATATTACTACTACTAATCTTTATTTAAACCAAGAAGATTCCACCATCAATATTCCCAAACAAAGAAAGGGTATTGGTGTAGAAATCAATCCCGAAATGCTCATTAAATATAGCAATGATAAATGA